Genomic segment of Panicum virgatum strain AP13 chromosome 2K, P.virgatum_v5, whole genome shotgun sequence:
GTTATTCCAAAAACTACACCCAAAGAGACAGATCCTATCCTACAACGATAAGATCCTAATTGTTGCAGATAACAGCTAGCTCCCGCCAGTAACTTACAGGGAATACATTTTCTGGGGATCCCCTGCCCTGCCTCATGTTCTAGTTATCTAAATCCCTGGTATTGCTCTCCTTGATAGGATGCAGTGTAAAAGGCCCTCACGAACTACTGCAACGCCAGATCATTTCCGGCAAGATCAGCCCTGATTACCAAACCTAGACGCAGGAGAAACAAAATTCGATATAATACCTGCCCGTTTCCGTGGAACCGGTACCTGCTAGGCAATGTTTAGGGACGACGACCGCGCGCACGGCGCGTGGTGGATCCGCGCCGGGAGCCCCTCCGCGCGGCGAGGTCGTCGAGCGCAGCGGAGATCGTAACCTCCTGCAGGGGCGGAGTCGAGGGACGGCAGCCGCGCACACCGCGCCTCGCGTGGTGGATCCGCGCTGGGAGGCGGTcttcgagcgcggcggcgacggcggcaggcgGGGGCGAGGTGAGGGAGCGGCAAGAGCGTCTGCGTGAGGGCGAGGGagcggaggaggcaggggcgcgCAGAGGCGGAGGTCCGGTGCTCCGGTCCTGCAGTAACGCCGCCTGCGCTGAGAATCGGAGGACAGCGGAGTGGAGGGCCGGCGCTGCCCGAACGGCGAGACGGAGGTGGGTGGAGCGCGAGAGGGACGCAACTGGAGGAGCGTGCGGCGTGGAGGAGGTAGGGGCGCGCAAGGGGGAGGGAGGTGAGACACGAAGCGGATCGGGGACGATTGGAGGATCCGACGACTGAGATGCGATGTTGGCAGACCCAAATCCTCAAGTGCAACATTAGCACAAGGGAAATGCATATGATTCGCCTACCGCCTGCTTGCTGCTCAGACCGGCGCATTGTGCTCATGGCTATGCAAGACGGTGGCCTGGGATTCGCCACCGTGTCTGGTTCCAATCTCTGCCTGTGGTCGAGAGAGGGCGCTTCTGACAAAGATGCAGGATGGGTACAGAAGACAGCAATTGACCTGAAAACACTGCTCCCTGGTCGAGCCCTCGTAACGCCACCTGATGTCGCTGGCTTCGCGGAGGGCATTGGTTTCATTTTTGTGGAGACAAATTCTGGACACTTCAGAATTGATCTAAAGTCCAGCTATGTGAAGAAAGTCCGCCCTGTCAGTGGTGGCTCCATCATTTTCCCCTACATGAGCTTCCACACCCCAGGTACTACTACTAGCTAGCCTCATATCCCATGTCTATCTACTATCTTTAATTTAGCCCAGCACAGCTGTGTGCTTATTTGTGATCAAAATCAATGAGTTTATGAAACCAGAGTATCGCAATTTCAACAAAAACTGTGTTGCTCTGACCTAGATGATTTTTTGCTCCATATATATCAGCCTCCTGACAATCTTTAACCCTTTACATTCCTTCTCTTCGATTTATCGTTTTCACTTAACAAAAAAGGATTTTGATGCTTATATTTAACACAAACAGAAAGGTGTTAATGATCAGGTGTAGTTGTTACCAGTAGGAGAgatctcttttcctttttaaagTCATAACCTACATGTGCTTCTACAGTACTGTATATATTAGCATCCATGATCTGTCATTGCCACTAGATAATATGGAAATATAGATAATTGTATTTGTACCGAACAGAGAGAGATGTTTGTTTCTTGAGTTCAGTCCAAATTCTCTTATTGATAAGTGTGGCTGCTGCCTGACAGCTTTGGATAATAAATTTTGTTTGCCTGTTCTGTAAGCCAATAATTCATTTGTACTGTATCTAGTTAGAATTTTGAAGCAAATATTCATTGAGGAGAAATTGGTTCCCAACAAGATAATGTCAAGTTCAAAATTTCTGTATTCCTGCAGtgctgggagcagcagcagcagcctctaCAGGTGAGGGACCAAGTACGGGTGCTTCAAGTGAAGAAAAAGCTTAAAGTGCTGATCTAGGCTTCTCAGTCCAAGCGGAACTTGGGTTGTGGACTTGTGGTAATGGCTACTAGTGTAAGCTTTATGATGTCAGAGTTATTTAACATCAGTAAAACTAGTTCAAGTCTTGGCCTTTTAGGGTTATATCTTTTCTTTAAGAAACTGGTATCTCCCAATCTTgttagcctgtccattagctttgCCAGTAAGCTGGCTATCCCAGCCCTGCGTGTACCTAATCTACGTGCATTTTCTGAACTTAATGAAAACCATATTGTTGCCTAGTGAGAAACATGTTGGTGCATTTATCAAAGAGGGGCAATCATCATTCAACATGCAGGTATAACTCTACCAAGCACAACTACATGATGTAAAAAAGAACGAAATAACCATTTCACATTCAGAAACCGCAATGAAGCTCCATTCCTAAAACCCAAATACTACTAGTGAGACATCAATTGCAAAAGGAGAGCAACTAGATGGTTGCAGTACAACCAGAAGCTCGAACAGACACATAGTGCATATACAAAAGCAAATTAGGACATAGACAAAGGCAAATAAGAACGCATACAAAggcattttataaaaaaaaagctGCAGCTTCAGATTTACTGATTTTCTACATAGATTAACAGAGGCTACAGCCCTATAACtttctcttagcttgtgtaaaCACCAGCGCTAATTGGCATATCCGGTTATTTTAAAACATTGGTGCATTCCAGTTTCAATTCAGCATCATATCATTCAGTATTGCAAGAAAAAAGACACGATCAGAACACAAAAGATATGAACTTAGTCAACACTGAACAATTTGGCAAACTCATATGAAACTCATATAGTACAAGTGCTATTGCGCAAAAAAAAACACCTCAAATGAAACTCAAAACAGACTGGAGTAGGTATTTCTATGCATGCAAAAGATTCTACAAACCCAAAACAGCAAAACTAAAGCTGGCATGGGTCCTATTGCAGGACCATGTATTCATAGGACACATCCTGTTGTTGATTCGTAGccccccacccacccccacACACAAAAACATTTCCCTGCTCATACAGAATTCTACAAACCAAAACACCAAAAACTAGAATTGAAGCAGGGCACCGGTACTACTGCAGGGCAATACacacaaccccccccccccccccccccaataatTCAGACCTGCACGTACATATTTCTGCAACCAGGCAGCAACCAGAAGAAAATGCTATCTTAATGGAGCACAAAAAATTCAGAGGGACGAGCAACTGCAAAAACAGAGGGCATGCACGGGAGTGGGTGAACTCACCTGATCCAGTATGCACCTTTCATTTCCCCTCCATCGGGACCAACGGATCCCTCGCCGGATTCCGAAATTGCACACCCATGACCTCTGCCAAACACAAAACACGAAACGAAATCAGGAATTGGTGAGAGAAAAATGTGCGGCACGCTGAAGGCTGAACGCATGGAGATTCATCTCACCTTGGCCTGGTTTCTGCGCTTCCACCCTCATCCCTTCCTCTCCGCTTCAATCCTGCAGATGCTTTCTCCAACCCTCGATGAGATCCAGGAATCGTTGGTGGATGCGAGATGAGAGATAGAACCCtagagagagagtgaggaggGAAACGTGAAACGAAATCAGGAATCAGCGAGAGAAAATTGTGCAGCACCCTGAATGCATGGGGATTCATCTCACCTTGGCCTGGTTTCTACGCTCCCCCATCCCCTTCTCCCCCGGCCCCCTTCTTGAATCCCACATATCCTTCCTCCAACCCTCAACTGGATCCAGAAATCGCCGGTGGATGCGAATGAGAGAGGAACCTAGAGAGAGATAGGAGGGTATCGCGATGAAGAGGAACTCACCGTGCAAAATCCCGATGAAAATATGGAGGAGCGCCTGCGGGTGGAATGCGAGAGGGTAGAGAGAACcctagagagagaggggggagatgAAATGAACAAACGGGAGGGAGAAGCAGCAGAAATTTTACTTCAATAAAAAAGAAGCAGCAGAAATCTagagagagaaaaggggaaGATGAAGTGAACCAATGGGAGGAGGGCAGTGCGCCTGTGCGGTGTGGTAGGAGGCGCGCCCTCTAATTAATGATGGAACACGAGATGGCCGTTTCAGCGAATAAAATTACGGCCGGCTGAAAAGAAGTCATTACCTTTCTATATATGTACTCAGGAGAATCAGTATATAGGAAACTAAAACATTTCAGTGCTTCAAAAAAGTATTTATCATACTGTGTGCATCTCTGGTGCTGCCACCACCATACCCTGAATTTAATTTTGCCATGTGTTCAAAAActacaattttttaaaaaaaaattggcaaATTTTACAGGAAATTAAAGAAAGTAATTTTCTCTTGATCAGAAGTCAGAGAAGCAAACCGTAGCCGATTCCAAATTCGAACCGCTGATGGACCCACCCACCCACATGGCCTCAAGCTGGTTCAACCGCCGCCGGCTGCGATCACCTCGACTGCCACCGGAGCTCCTTCCTGGTCGTCTTCATCGGCATCGTCCGACGACCTGACAGGATGTACGCCTGCATCTACGCGTCCGGCGATCGGGCAGctacggcggcgtggcgcgaggTGGCCTCCGCCGCGCACCGCCACCTCTACGACCACTTCGACTCGGCGCCCGGCGTCCTCCTCGGCAACACACTCCACTTCCTGGTTCGTTACAGCATTGGCATCATCAAGTTCGACCTGATCACGCAGGCACTGTCTGTGGTTGACCTGCCATACACATTAAGATGTCAAGACAGCGCGCTCATCACCACGGACGAAGGTGGTATAGGGCTCGCCACCATGGATAGTAAGTACAAGCTCTACCTGTGGTCAAGTGAGGCTGCTGGTTCCATCAGGGATGCGGGATTCGTTCTCACCAGAGTCATTGATCTTGAGAagctgctccccgccgccgcgctccgcgccTCGCCTCATGTGACCTGTTTTGCGGATGGTGCCAGAGTCGTTTTCATGTGGACGTTTGACGGGTTGTACAGTATAGGTATGAAGACTGAGCAGATCAGAAGGGTGCCCGGCTGCTAcgctttcgatgttgttccttACTCGAGCTTCTACATTCCAGGTAGGCAGGTACAGTCTGTCACTTTTGCTCCTTTATTTCAGCTCATGAGTGCTGTGCTAAACAAAGAGAGATGTTTAATTTGCCTGCAACAATTTAACTGtatcatatactccctccattcacttttgatagctatattttaaaaactcaaatgttcacaaatgatagctatatttgctaatggcatgggctgtggcaataaatagcactagtaacGAGGAGTTTCCAGTTAAAGTATTGGAGGACCAATAAAAAAGTCCGTGTTGTatttattatatgataagtAAAGTTATTTTTCTTGGTCTTTGTGTCAAGataaaatatagctatcaaaaatgaacggagggagtatgttagTGATTTTGATTAAAGTTTGTTAAAACTGGAGGAGCTGTGGGTAATTAATTAGTTGGTGTTTAATGGTGTAACTACGGCGGTTGTCGCAAATTTGTTGGTCACTGTTTGTTGCTGAGCAATGAATTTTCGTAGGGAAAATAAATTCCTCCAGACTGATATGTTCTTCAAAATTTCTGTTCTCGCAGCAATGGGAGCTGCCTCGTCTACAGGTGACGACGGACCAACCAACCAAGGGCTAGTTCTTCATACTGCTGCCACTCAAAAGCTGCAAATCTTCCAAATCAGAATGTAAAGTCAGTGTTGATCCTAGATGGGGTTGTGGTGGCTTAGTGATTTGGCTGCCGCCCTATGCACACGCTTTCCAGATCTTTAATTTGTGTTAGTAGGGATAGTTAGTTGTTTTTCTTATTAGATCTAAAGGAAGTAAGCAGATGGCCATGGAAGTAATCACTCTATTCTGCTGGCTGCGGCTGGTGGTTGGTGCtggtttgttgtgagagaaaattactgcCGGCTGGTGCtagtttggtgtgagagaaaaatattgttcgTTGACTATTTCAATTATGTACCTGCCCGGCGGCCCCCCAACAAGTACCCTCTTCTTGGCCCAGCTGATCTTTAATTCAACCGTGATGATCGATGTAACTTATCGAAATTAATGGCGTAAAGCACCGTGCCAGGACCAAGGCAGTTATCTACTTAAGCACCCGACGAAACTAAACGTCTGAACTTAACTGAAGAAACTGAGGAAAGGCCATA
This window contains:
- the LOC120659264 gene encoding uncharacterized protein LOC120659264, whose product is MYACIYASGDRAATAAWREVASAAHRHLYDHFDSAPGVLLGNTLHFLVRYSIGIIKFDLITQALSVVDLPYTLRCQDSALITTDEGGIGLATMDSKYKLYLWSSEAAGSIRDAGFVLTRVIDLEKLLPAAALRASPHVTCFADGARVVFMWTFDGLYSIGMKTEQIRRVPGCYAFDVVPYSSFYIPGRQQWELPRLQVTTDQPTKG
- the LOC120659255 gene encoding uncharacterized protein LOC120659255, with the translated sequence MPMKTTRKELRWQSSKISAASPSRLFISSPPSLSRVLSTLSHSTRRRSSIFSSGFCTLRVGGRICGIQEGGRGRRGWGSVETRPRVLSLISHPPTIPGSHRGLEKASAGLKRRGRDEGGSAETRPRGHGCAISESGEGSVGPDGGEMKGAYWIRVQGKETQSTVQCSGSSSLQWCASHGDHCNTSPMVSMFWLGVLGAVSHGRGSTNEILWAIVLPSLLIILFQ
- the LOC120660495 gene encoding uncharacterized protein LOC120660495, which translates into the protein MRCWQTQILKCNISTREMHMIRLPPACCSDRRIVLMAMQDGGLGFATVSGSNLCLWSREGASDKDAGWVQKTAIDLKTLLPGRALVTPPDVAGFAEGIGFIFVETNSGHFRIDLKSSYVKKVRPVSGGSIIFPYMSFHTPVLGAAAAASTGEGPSTGASSEEKA